The Deltaproteobacteria bacterium genome window below encodes:
- a CDS encoding methyltransferase domain-containing protein, with amino-acid sequence MLPRCAASTLLPRSLAVLVLLATGCPKRGSGGPPQHYDDPKAMIAVFEAAQRDEWQQPDRVVKALPIERRDMVLAHIGAGSGYFTRRLAQRVPEGRVYAVDVDGEFADYLLAQREQWGTPNIEPRLAMYDDPMLPPGELDLVFTANTYAYIRDRVDYFRKVRDALKPGGHLIVLDFKPDATVAATMAPDPRYRVTRDTAVHELELAGFRVVDEPNFLALQWFLVLTPTPK; translated from the coding sequence ATGCTCCCTCGGTGCGCCGCTTCGACCCTGCTCCCTCGCTCACTGGCTGTGCTGGTGCTGCTCGCGACCGGCTGCCCCAAGCGCGGCAGCGGCGGCCCGCCGCAGCACTACGACGATCCCAAGGCGATGATCGCCGTGTTCGAGGCCGCGCAGCGCGACGAGTGGCAGCAGCCCGACCGCGTGGTCAAGGCGCTGCCGATCGAGCGCCGCGACATGGTGCTGGCCCACATCGGCGCCGGCTCGGGCTACTTCACCCGCCGACTCGCGCAGCGGGTGCCGGAGGGCCGCGTCTACGCGGTCGACGTCGACGGCGAGTTCGCGGACTACCTGCTGGCCCAGCGCGAGCAGTGGGGCACCCCCAACATCGAGCCGCGGCTGGCGATGTACGACGATCCGATGCTGCCGCCCGGCGAGCTCGATCTGGTCTTCACCGCCAACACGTACGCGTACATCCGTGATCGCGTCGACTACTTCCGCAAGGTCCGTGACGCGCTCAAGCCTGGCGGACACCTGATCGTGCTCGACTTCAAGCCCGACGCCACGGTCGCGGCGACCATGGCCCCCGATCCCCGCTACCGGGTCACCCGCGACACGGCGGTCCACGAGCTCGAGCTCGCCGGCTTCCGCGTCGTGGACGAACCGAACTTTCTGGCACTGCAATGGTTTCTCGTGCTCACGCCCACGCCGAAGTGA
- a CDS encoding YIP1 family protein — translation MNGGTRDDDDAIPVEASLYRGRDDGPQRGWIAACTATLIRAFTRPTASFRRCPEPVAHGRVLGYLATLRLPAWALLLAIEASRLAGDRTPALPLRSIHNFIEPPLAQALSAWLVLMVPVGLPLLYFFGGLLAHVGIALTGGASRSIGASMRAVGYASGPALLVIALLDLPLYLMDVPAMAYLCAVAISIVLLLFGCGMALARTHQFSQLRGLLVSLLPAALLLGVTVARAALVLRVIPGLPVPEQAYYVP, via the coding sequence ATGAACGGTGGCACGCGCGACGACGACGATGCGATCCCCGTCGAGGCGTCGCTCTATCGCGGCCGCGACGATGGTCCGCAGCGGGGCTGGATCGCGGCGTGCACCGCGACCTTGATCCGCGCGTTCACGCGGCCGACCGCCAGCTTCCGCCGCTGCCCCGAGCCGGTCGCGCACGGGCGCGTGCTGGGCTACCTCGCGACACTGCGGCTGCCGGCTTGGGCGTTGCTGCTCGCGATCGAAGCCTCGCGACTGGCCGGCGACCGAACCCCGGCGCTGCCGCTGCGATCGATTCACAACTTCATCGAGCCACCGCTCGCGCAGGCGCTGTCGGCGTGGCTGGTGCTGATGGTGCCGGTCGGCCTGCCGCTGCTCTACTTCTTCGGCGGTCTGCTCGCCCACGTCGGCATCGCGCTGACCGGCGGTGCGTCGCGATCGATCGGTGCGAGCATGCGCGCAGTCGGCTATGCGTCGGGCCCGGCGCTGCTGGTGATCGCGCTGCTGGACCTGCCGCTCTACCTCATGGATGTGCCGGCCATGGCGTACCTGTGCGCGGTCGCGATCTCGATCGTGCTGCTGTTGTTCGGCTGCGGCATGGCGCTGGCGCGCACGCACCAGTTCTCTCAGCTGCGTGGGCTGCTGGTGTCGCTGCTGCCGGCCGCACTGCTCTTGGGGGTGACGGTCGCCCGTGCCGCGCTGGTGCTGCGCGTGATCCCGGGGCTGCCGGTGCCGGAGCAGGCCTACTACGTGCCGTAG
- the argB gene encoding acetylglutamate kinase: MSASALRVVVKFGGEVVARPAELSGLLAEVAKLRRDGAAVVLCHGGGPQASALQQRLGVETVKVGGRRITDAATLQIMKCVLAGEVSIDVVAAALAAGVPAVGLSGVSAGLVTAHRRPPKRVSGGGEAPVDFGLVGDIDTIRTELLEQLWRGGFVPVVNSLGVAAQAEPGQPCAVFNINADTVAAAVAAALRADHLLLITDVPGVLRDREDPSSVIPTLTRSAARQAIADGIIAGGMIPKVEEALDNLAQGIGAVHILGAGALHDAVRSPGARGTVLVEDGGHP; the protein is encoded by the coding sequence ATGAGCGCGTCGGCTCTGCGCGTGGTGGTGAAGTTCGGCGGCGAGGTCGTGGCGCGCCCGGCCGAGCTGTCGGGGTTGCTGGCCGAGGTCGCCAAGCTGCGCCGCGATGGCGCGGCGGTGGTGCTCTGCCACGGCGGCGGGCCCCAGGCCAGCGCGCTGCAGCAGCGGCTCGGGGTCGAGACCGTGAAGGTCGGCGGTCGCCGGATCACCGACGCTGCGACGCTGCAGATCATGAAGTGCGTGCTGGCCGGCGAGGTCAGCATCGACGTGGTCGCGGCCGCGCTCGCGGCCGGCGTGCCCGCTGTCGGGCTCTCGGGGGTGAGCGCGGGCTTGGTGACCGCGCACCGTCGCCCGCCCAAGCGCGTCAGTGGCGGTGGCGAGGCACCGGTCGACTTCGGCCTGGTCGGCGACATCGACACGATTCGCACCGAGCTGCTCGAGCAGCTGTGGCGTGGCGGCTTCGTGCCGGTGGTCAACTCGTTGGGGGTCGCGGCGCAGGCCGAGCCGGGCCAGCCCTGTGCGGTGTTCAACATCAACGCGGACACGGTCGCGGCCGCGGTCGCCGCGGCATTGCGCGCCGATCACCTGCTGCTGATCACCGACGTGCCGGGGGTCCTGCGCGATCGCGAGGATCCGAGCTCGGTGATCCCGACGCTGACGCGCAGCGCTGCACGTCAGGCGATCGCCGACGGCATCATCGCCGGCGGCATGATTCCCAAGGTCGAGGAGGCGCTCGACAACCTCGCGCAGGGCATCGGCGCGGTGCACATCCTGGGCGCCGGGGCGCTGCACGACGCGGTTCGCTCGCCCGGTGCCCGCGGCACGGTGCTCGTCGAGGACGGGGGGCACCCGTGA
- the argC gene encoding N-acetyl-gamma-glutamyl-phosphate reductase, protein MTNHASFSGRVRVAIIGGTGYGGAELIRLLHVHPNVELVRVTSIDAVGEPLEAVHRNLGPTGLRFEDTPPEQAMRDVDVVFLALPHKVTAALAPAIQQTEARVIDLSGDFRLRDAETYKRFYGQVHPHPELLGSFVYGLPELHRESIRSARRIASPGCFATTIALGVLPVVRAGWLRGPIRTVAATGSSGSGAYASEGTHHPVRVNNLKTYKVLDHQHTPEIEQTLGDALALAGHEGVVQLLFVPVSAPLSRGILANSFVDVPAEVDDAAVADVFARCYADSPLVRVLGGGKRQAEVVAVKGSMWADLSWTLGPIGVGGTRHLVVTSALDNLVKGGAGQAVQSMNVMLGLRDGTGIDAVPLWP, encoded by the coding sequence GTGACCAACCACGCGTCCTTCTCTGGTCGGGTCCGTGTGGCGATCATCGGTGGCACCGGCTACGGCGGCGCCGAGCTGATTCGACTGCTGCACGTGCACCCCAACGTGGAGCTCGTGCGCGTCACGAGCATCGATGCGGTCGGCGAGCCGCTCGAGGCCGTCCACCGCAACCTGGGCCCCACCGGCCTGCGGTTCGAGGACACGCCGCCCGAGCAGGCGATGCGCGACGTCGACGTCGTCTTCCTCGCGCTGCCCCACAAGGTCACGGCCGCGCTGGCGCCCGCGATCCAGCAGACCGAGGCGCGGGTCATCGATCTCTCGGGCGACTTCCGCCTCCGCGATGCCGAGACCTACAAGCGCTTCTACGGCCAGGTGCACCCTCACCCGGAGCTGCTGGGCAGCTTCGTGTACGGCTTGCCCGAGCTGCACCGCGAGTCGATCCGCAGCGCCAGGCGCATCGCTTCGCCGGGCTGCTTCGCGACCACCATCGCGCTCGGCGTGTTGCCGGTGGTGCGGGCGGGCTGGCTGCGGGGGCCGATCCGGACCGTCGCGGCGACCGGCTCGTCGGGCTCGGGGGCGTACGCCAGCGAGGGCACGCACCACCCGGTGCGGGTGAACAACCTCAAGACCTACAAGGTCCTCGATCACCAGCACACGCCGGAGATCGAACAGACCCTCGGTGACGCGCTCGCCCTCGCCGGGCACGAGGGAGTGGTGCAGCTGCTGTTCGTGCCGGTGTCCGCGCCGCTGTCGCGGGGCATCCTCGCGAACAGCTTCGTCGACGTGCCGGCCGAGGTCGACGACGCCGCGGTCGCGGACGTGTTCGCGCGCTGCTACGCCGACTCGCCGCTGGTACGGGTGCTGGGCGGTGGCAAGCGACAGGCCGAGGTCGTCGCGGTCAAGGGCAGCATGTGGGCCGATCTGTCGTGGACGCTGGGGCCCATCGGCGTCGGCGGCACTCGGCACCTGGTCGTGACATCGGCGCTCGACAACCTCGTGAAGGGCGGCGCCGGGCAGGCCGTGCAATCGATGAACGTGATGTTGGGCCTGCGCGACGGCACCGGCATCGACGCGGTGCCGCTGTGGCCATGA
- a CDS encoding HlyC/CorC family transporter: protein MTDADLLAALVMVLCLGGSMFFSGSETAITSFGDHQWRKLVEDGGRPARVAREWVERPVRVLSTILVGNNLVNTLIGAVTTATVIRHVGGGELSRYSVPLAVFVAAGLTIVFGEILPKAVGKLYAHRVALPALTALQVFGKAFAPLTFVTTKLTDLVLRTADGDSAAQRVTSEDLDYLVKVGQREGSIPADQAALLRRVFQFDDKIVRDIMVPRDRVTAIDLAWSVPRIIEVAQASGHSRLPAYEGDLGRIRGVLHIKQLVGAAGPDRETVQRLMRPPLFVSESLMISDLLERFKERRVHLAIVVDDGGHTVGVVTLEDVLEQIVGHIFDESDHAPQPAQDGLGIHYFDGQTSLRKLEEMFDIEFEEDEGVSSVGDLLTQLAGQMPIAGSLFVVEGLRLKVLAADDRRVLRVSVEQVQVDDDDDDDE, encoded by the coding sequence GTGACCGACGCGGATCTGCTGGCGGCGCTGGTGATGGTGCTGTGCCTCGGCGGCAGCATGTTCTTCTCGGGCAGCGAGACCGCGATCACGAGCTTCGGCGATCACCAGTGGCGCAAGCTGGTCGAGGACGGCGGCCGTCCGGCCCGGGTCGCGCGCGAGTGGGTCGAGCGCCCGGTGCGGGTGCTGTCGACCATCCTGGTCGGCAACAACCTCGTGAACACGCTGATCGGCGCGGTCACGACCGCGACCGTGATCCGCCACGTCGGCGGCGGTGAGCTGTCGCGCTACAGCGTCCCGCTGGCGGTGTTCGTGGCCGCGGGGCTGACCATCGTGTTCGGCGAGATCCTGCCCAAGGCCGTCGGCAAGCTGTACGCGCATCGCGTCGCACTGCCCGCACTGACCGCGCTGCAGGTGTTCGGCAAGGCCTTCGCGCCGCTCACGTTCGTCACCACCAAGCTCACCGATCTCGTGCTGCGCACTGCCGATGGCGACTCGGCGGCGCAGCGCGTGACCTCCGAGGACCTCGACTACCTGGTCAAGGTCGGGCAGCGCGAGGGCTCGATCCCCGCCGACCAGGCGGCGCTCTTGCGGCGCGTGTTCCAGTTCGACGACAAGATCGTCCGCGACATCATGGTCCCGCGCGATCGCGTGACCGCGATCGACCTCGCGTGGTCGGTGCCGCGGATCATCGAGGTCGCGCAGGCCTCGGGCCACAGCCGCCTGCCCGCCTACGAGGGCGATCTCGGGCGCATCCGCGGGGTCCTGCACATCAAGCAGCTGGTCGGAGCCGCCGGCCCCGATCGCGAGACCGTGCAGCGACTGATGCGGCCGCCGCTGTTCGTCAGCGAGAGCTTGATGATCAGCGACCTGCTGGAACGCTTCAAGGAGCGCCGGGTGCACCTGGCGATCGTGGTCGACGACGGCGGGCATACCGTCGGAGTGGTCACGCTCGAGGACGTGCTCGAGCAGATCGTCGGTCACATCTTCGACGAGAGCGACCACGCGCCACAGCCGGCGCAGGACGGCCTCGGCATCCACTATTTCGACGGCCAGACCAGCCTGCGCAAGCTCGAGGAGATGTTCGACATCGAGTTCGAGGAGGACGAGGGCGTCAGCAGCGTCGGCGACCTGCTCACGCAGCTGGCTGGGCAGATGCCGATCGCCGGCTCGTTGTTCGTGGTCGAGGGGTTGCGGCTCAAGGTGCTGGCCGCCGACGATCGCCGGGTGCTGCGCGTGAGCGTCGAGCAGGTTCAGGTCGACGACGACGACGACGACGACGAGTAG
- a CDS encoding M20/M25/M40 family metallo-hydrolase: protein MNEPPGATGSVRQAELCAAVDDAFEREQVPLLRRLVEMPSHTGAKADVEAAAAVLDEAAHAAGLRMRRVPDPQGVYADHRVYTTSACGDGDRSLALIGHIDTVFPRSLGFLAFARDDGPDGPGTGDLVRGPGVLDMKSGLTAMLGAIAAVRRVYGDDAQALCLRMIINSDEEVGSPSSEPLLRELAPHLTAALVFEAGRDADRIVTSRKGGGMFEFTVHGRAAHAGNDHAAGVNAIHALALLVPRFEGLTDYARGVTVNVGVIEGGSSKNTVPERARCLLDTRFDTLADAQRVIAQLQAWAAQPFGPDDDVPDKLRTVRASLGGAMTRPPMEPSPASQALRLRYETCAAAVGLGVGEAPRQGGGSDGNLLAAFGVPSIDGLGPWGKNFHQTSEYSSLTSLRRRTQALALVLAQELERT, encoded by the coding sequence GTGAACGAACCTCCGGGGGCGACGGGTTCGGTTCGTCAGGCGGAGCTTTGCGCGGCGGTCGACGACGCGTTCGAGCGCGAGCAGGTGCCGCTGCTGCGTCGGCTGGTGGAGATGCCGAGCCACACCGGGGCGAAGGCCGACGTGGAGGCCGCTGCCGCGGTGCTCGACGAGGCCGCCCACGCCGCCGGCCTGCGCATGCGTCGGGTCCCGGATCCGCAGGGCGTCTACGCCGACCACCGCGTCTACACCACCTCGGCGTGCGGCGATGGTGACCGCAGCCTCGCGCTGATCGGCCACATCGACACCGTGTTTCCGCGCAGCCTCGGCTTTCTCGCGTTCGCGCGCGACGACGGTCCCGACGGCCCCGGCACCGGTGACCTCGTGCGGGGCCCCGGCGTGCTCGACATGAAGTCGGGGCTGACCGCGATGCTCGGCGCCATCGCGGCGGTACGGCGGGTCTACGGCGACGACGCGCAGGCGCTGTGCCTGCGCATGATCATCAACAGCGACGAAGAGGTCGGCTCGCCGTCGAGCGAGCCGTTGCTGCGCGAGCTCGCGCCACACCTCACCGCCGCGCTGGTGTTCGAGGCCGGTCGCGACGCCGATCGCATCGTCACCTCGCGCAAGGGCGGCGGCATGTTCGAGTTCACCGTGCACGGCCGCGCGGCCCATGCCGGCAACGACCACGCCGCTGGCGTGAATGCGATCCATGCACTCGCACTGCTGGTACCCCGCTTCGAGGGGCTCACCGACTACGCCCGTGGCGTGACCGTGAACGTCGGCGTGATCGAGGGTGGTAGCTCGAAGAACACCGTGCCCGAGCGCGCGCGGTGTCTGCTCGACACCCGCTTCGACACGCTCGCGGACGCCCAGCGGGTCATCGCGCAGCTGCAGGCCTGGGCGGCGCAGCCGTTCGGTCCCGACGACGACGTGCCCGACAAGCTACGAACCGTCCGCGCGAGCCTCGGCGGCGCCATGACGCGGCCCCCGATGGAGCCCTCGCCGGCGAGCCAAGCGCTGCGCCTGCGCTACGAGACCTGCGCGGCCGCGGTCGGCCTCGGCGTCGGCGAGGCGCCGCGCCAGGGCGGCGGCTCCGACGGCAACCTGCTGGCGGCGTTCGGCGTGCCCAGCATCGACGGCCTCGGGCCGTGGGGGAAGAACTTCCATCAGACCAGCGAGTACAGCTCGTTGACCAGCCTGCGGCGTCGTACGCAGGCGCTCGCGCTGGTGCTGGCGCAGGAGCTGGAACGCACGTGA
- a CDS encoding DUF1501 domain-containing protein: MTTTPNVSRRNFLLGGLALAAAPGLAHGASATAPLAASCIVLYLHGGASQLETFDPKPGSKTGGPTRAIATAQDGVRFAASLPLLAARADALAIIRTLSAREGNHDRARYLMRTGHAPQGGVVHPGLAAMVSALHPEPALVGAVSIGPPTQGPGLLGARHAVLPIRDAERGVRNLEPARALAPERSRTRAEVLDGLQQHFAHGRAHGPVDAHGEMLARAREIAGSPRRDAFDLDDESATTRDRYGRGRFGAGCLLARRLVDAEVPFIEVGLPGWDTHEDNFARTATLSAELDRGCAALLDDLRASGRLARTLVVCMGDFGRTPNINTRGGRDHWPRSSAVLLAGGGVRPGVIGSTSDDGREIATRPVSVPELYRTIAARLGIDADTQLMSPAGRPITLIDEAAPIAELLPS; encoded by the coding sequence ATGACCACGACCCCGAACGTCTCTCGCCGCAACTTCCTGCTCGGTGGCCTCGCACTCGCCGCGGCCCCGGGCCTCGCCCACGGTGCCAGCGCAACGGCACCGCTCGCGGCGTCGTGCATCGTGCTGTACCTGCACGGCGGCGCCAGCCAGCTCGAGACCTTCGATCCCAAGCCCGGCAGCAAGACCGGTGGGCCCACCCGTGCCATCGCCACGGCGCAGGACGGCGTGCGCTTCGCGGCGTCGCTGCCCCTGCTGGCCGCGCGCGCCGACGCCCTCGCGATCATCCGCACGCTGTCGGCCCGGGAGGGCAACCACGATCGCGCCCGCTACCTCATGCGCACCGGTCACGCGCCGCAGGGCGGCGTCGTCCATCCCGGCCTGGCGGCGATGGTCTCGGCGCTGCATCCCGAGCCCGCGCTGGTCGGCGCGGTGTCGATCGGTCCGCCGACCCAGGGGCCGGGCCTGCTGGGTGCTCGACACGCGGTGCTGCCGATCCGCGACGCCGAGCGTGGGGTCCGCAACCTCGAGCCCGCGCGCGCGCTCGCGCCGGAGCGGAGTCGCACGCGCGCCGAGGTGCTGGATGGTTTGCAGCAGCACTTCGCCCACGGCCGCGCCCACGGCCCGGTCGACGCCCACGGCGAGATGCTCGCGCGGGCCCGCGAGATCGCTGGCTCGCCACGGCGCGACGCCTTCGATCTCGACGACGAATCGGCGACCACCCGCGATCGCTACGGCCGCGGTCGCTTCGGCGCCGGCTGTCTGCTCGCGCGCCGTCTGGTCGACGCCGAGGTGCCGTTCATCGAGGTCGGGCTGCCCGGCTGGGACACCCACGAGGACAACTTCGCGCGCACCGCCACGTTGTCGGCCGAGCTCGATCGCGGCTGCGCGGCGTTGCTCGACGATCTGCGCGCGAGTGGTCGACTCGCGCGCACGCTGGTGGTGTGCATGGGTGACTTCGGCCGCACGCCGAACATCAACACCCGCGGCGGACGCGATCACTGGCCCCGGAGCAGCGCGGTGCTGCTCGCCGGCGGCGGCGTGCGCCCCGGCGTCATCGGCAGCACCAGCGACGACGGTCGCGAGATCGCAACCCGACCGGTGAGCGTGCCCGAGCTCTACCGCACCATCGCCGCGCGCTTGGGCATCGACGCCGACACCCAGCTGATGTCGCCCGCCGGTCGACCGATCACGTTGATCGACGAGGCCGCCCCCATCGCAGAGCTGCTCCCGTCGTAG
- a CDS encoding 2,3-oxidosqualene cyclase yields MVSRAHAHAEVIPDPRLDAAQAHRRAIEWLAGAQQPGGAFAGETIWNPMLPCQYVILCHILGHTISPARRARIRRALEQQVRPDGGWGMHPDSPSYLFHTTLGYVALRLLGYDADDPLCADARAWIRDQGGVWTIPTWGRIWLAMLGLYSWDTIQPIVPELWLLPESAPLHPRRLYCHMRLIYLGLSFVYGHRFVAPMDHAIASLRSELYPEGYDERRFAAHRDEVAPTDLFEAPSAGLRRVFELVRRAQQVMPAAVAKPLRRRALARALEHIQFELRSTQSVCLSPVNGLLFCLALHITDPRHPELSKALRGLEYWFWEDDQDGLRIAGARSDIWDTAFVLQAFSEWAQPEAVRPLAARACSWLASAQIQEEIVGGAEHYREPAYGGWGFANERHPWPVSDCTAEACEALLRCQHTGLSDGAGRLQHGRVLAAIEFVLRRQNDDGGFGSYEPRRGSMLLRRYNPAEIYGNCMLEYSYAECTGSCIRGLALAARALGKELPPELAARVRKAIAAGREALLAQQDPCGGWLGFWGINVTYGTFFAVGGLLAAGLGPSHPAIVRACRWLVEHQRADGGWGESYLGNLHDRPIALPEHVGSTVTQTAWALLTLLEAAPHEREAIDRGIALLCARQQDDGDWPRELAAGVFFNTAVLDYALYRRLFPMWALARYQRTYA; encoded by the coding sequence ATGGTTTCTCGTGCTCACGCCCACGCCGAAGTGATCCCCGATCCCCGCCTCGATGCCGCGCAGGCCCACCGCCGCGCCATCGAGTGGCTCGCCGGGGCGCAACAGCCCGGTGGTGCCTTCGCCGGCGAGACCATCTGGAATCCGATGCTGCCGTGCCAGTACGTGATCCTGTGCCACATCCTCGGGCACACGATCTCGCCGGCACGGCGCGCACGCATCCGTCGCGCGCTCGAGCAGCAGGTCCGCCCCGACGGCGGCTGGGGCATGCATCCCGACAGCCCCTCGTATCTCTTCCACACCACGCTCGGCTACGTCGCGCTGCGCTTGCTCGGCTACGACGCCGATGATCCGCTCTGCGCCGACGCGCGGGCGTGGATCCGCGATCAGGGCGGCGTGTGGACCATCCCGACCTGGGGACGCATCTGGCTCGCGATGCTGGGGCTCTACTCGTGGGACACCATCCAGCCGATCGTGCCCGAGCTGTGGCTGCTGCCCGAGTCGGCGCCGCTGCATCCGCGGCGGCTCTACTGCCACATGCGACTCATCTACCTCGGGCTGTCGTTCGTGTACGGCCATCGTTTCGTGGCGCCCATGGACCACGCGATCGCATCGCTGCGCAGCGAGCTGTACCCCGAAGGCTATGACGAGCGCCGCTTCGCCGCCCATCGCGACGAGGTCGCACCGACCGACCTGTTCGAGGCCCCCAGCGCGGGCCTGCGCCGGGTGTTCGAGCTGGTGCGGCGAGCGCAGCAGGTGATGCCCGCCGCGGTCGCCAAGCCGCTGCGTCGTCGCGCCTTGGCCCGCGCGCTCGAGCACATCCAGTTCGAGCTGCGCAGCACGCAATCCGTGTGTCTCTCGCCGGTCAACGGGCTGCTGTTCTGCCTGGCCCTGCACATCACCGACCCCCGCCACCCGGAGCTGTCGAAGGCCCTGCGCGGGCTCGAGTACTGGTTCTGGGAGGACGACCAGGACGGCCTGCGGATCGCCGGCGCACGCAGCGACATCTGGGACACCGCGTTCGTGCTGCAGGCCTTCAGCGAGTGGGCGCAGCCGGAGGCCGTGCGCCCGCTGGCCGCGCGCGCGTGCAGCTGGCTGGCGAGCGCGCAGATCCAAGAGGAGATCGTCGGCGGTGCCGAGCACTACCGCGAGCCCGCCTACGGTGGCTGGGGCTTCGCCAACGAGCGTCACCCGTGGCCGGTCTCCGACTGCACCGCCGAAGCCTGCGAGGCGCTGCTGCGCTGCCAGCACACCGGACTCTCCGACGGCGCCGGCCGTCTGCAGCACGGCCGCGTGCTGGCGGCGATCGAGTTCGTGTTGCGTCGACAGAACGACGACGGCGGCTTCGGCTCCTACGAGCCCCGTCGCGGCAGCATGCTCCTGCGTCGGTACAACCCGGCGGAGATCTACGGCAACTGCATGCTCGAGTACAGCTACGCCGAGTGCACCGGCAGCTGCATCCGCGGCCTGGCCCTGGCTGCCCGCGCGCTCGGCAAGGAGCTCCCGCCCGAGCTCGCCGCGCGCGTGCGCAAGGCGATCGCCGCCGGTCGCGAGGCCCTACTCGCGCAGCAGGACCCGTGCGGCGGGTGGCTCGGGTTCTGGGGCATCAACGTCACCTACGGCACGTTCTTCGCGGTCGGCGGGCTGCTGGCCGCGGGCCTCGGGCCCAGCCACCCCGCGATCGTGCGCGCGTGCCGATGGTTGGTCGAACACCAGCGCGCCGACGGCGGCTGGGGCGAGAGCTACCTCGGCAACCTCCACGACCGGCCGATCGCCCTGCCCGAGCACGTGGGCTCGACCGTCACGCAGACCGCGTGGGCGCTGCTCACCCTGCTCGAGGCCGCACCGCACGAGCGCGAGGCGATCGATCGCGGCATCGCGCTGCTGTGTGCCCGTCAGCAGGACGATGGCGACTGGCCGCGCGAGCTCGCCGCGGGCGTGTTCTTCAACACCGCGGTGCTGGACTACGCGCTCTACCGGCGGCTGTTCCCGATGTGGGCGCTCGCGCGCTACCAGCGGACCTACGCCTGA
- a CDS encoding hotdog fold thioesterase yields MGQHRCRVTDVQPEILAIRVTVMPRDTNAHGTIFGGHILSLIDQAGAIAAHALGAEKLVTVAMREVEFKQPVHVGDLVSCWVRVVRVGRTSVTSIVRVVAQSPTAQARGEPERDVTQAEVVYVHIDDAGRPRAMPRP; encoded by the coding sequence ATGGGGCAGCATCGCTGTCGCGTGACCGACGTCCAGCCCGAGATCCTCGCGATTCGCGTGACCGTCATGCCGCGCGACACCAACGCGCACGGCACCATCTTCGGTGGTCACATCCTCAGCCTCATCGACCAGGCGGGGGCGATCGCAGCCCACGCGCTGGGCGCCGAGAAGCTGGTCACGGTGGCCATGCGCGAGGTCGAGTTCAAGCAGCCGGTCCACGTCGGCGACCTCGTCAGCTGCTGGGTGCGGGTGGTCCGGGTCGGGCGCACGAGCGTGACCTCGATCGTTCGCGTGGTCGCGCAGTCGCCCACGGCGCAGGCGCGGGGCGAGCCCGAGCGCGACGTCACGCAGGCCGAGGTGGTCTACGTGCACATCGACGACGCGGGACGCCCGCGCGCGATGCCGCGGCCGTGA